A single region of the Streptomyces sp. ITFR-16 genome encodes:
- a CDS encoding S8 family serine peptidase translates to MTAMYARNVGRPAAGALAVLLAAALSGAGAANAAAADGNTTVELPVLKSKLTANDDCTRGSGRPATAVPWEQVSLQLGRAWQFASGSGIKVGVVDTGVSASAPALKGRVVAVGEAGSDCVGHGTFVAGLIAAQLNRGVKFAGVARQSAIVAARGTDQRGTVTAEKVAAGIKAAVGAGAEVVTVSAAFPGDSAALRSAVRLAAKRDVLLIAAAVPDSPTGGVGQEIPARNYYPAASDGVLSVLDVDVAGKRPAGSYTTGSAQLAAPGDGVVGIGPSKEGHYIGSGASLAAGFVAGAAALVRSVHPELTAAQTADLLRSSAYPDAVPRVDPYAAVTTVLPSASTAAEAPAGPEAAGPVQMPQDKAAGPLRRAMWPALAGVAVTITVVWLSLIIPRGRRTGWRPSRRP, encoded by the coding sequence ATGACAGCGATGTACGCAAGGAACGTAGGTCGGCCCGCCGCCGGTGCACTGGCGGTGCTGCTGGCGGCCGCCCTGAGCGGCGCCGGTGCCGCGAACGCCGCGGCGGCGGACGGCAACACGACAGTGGAGCTGCCGGTACTCAAATCGAAGCTGACGGCCAACGACGACTGCACCAGAGGTTCGGGGCGGCCGGCCACCGCAGTGCCGTGGGAGCAGGTCAGCCTTCAGCTGGGGCGGGCCTGGCAGTTCGCCTCCGGCTCCGGAATCAAGGTCGGCGTGGTCGACACCGGCGTTTCCGCCTCCGCGCCCGCGTTGAAGGGCCGGGTGGTGGCGGTCGGCGAGGCCGGCAGCGACTGCGTCGGGCACGGTACTTTCGTGGCCGGGCTGATCGCCGCCCAGTTGAACAGAGGCGTGAAGTTCGCGGGTGTCGCCCGGCAGTCGGCGATCGTCGCGGCGCGCGGCACCGATCAGCGCGGCACCGTCACGGCTGAGAAGGTAGCCGCAGGCATCAAGGCCGCCGTCGGAGCCGGTGCCGAGGTGGTGACAGTGTCGGCGGCGTTCCCGGGCGACTCAGCCGCACTGAGATCCGCAGTGCGTCTGGCCGCGAAGAGGGACGTCTTGCTGATCGCCGCCGCCGTGCCCGACTCGCCGACTGGCGGGGTGGGCCAGGAGATCCCCGCCCGGAACTACTACCCGGCCGCCAGTGACGGGGTGCTGTCCGTCCTCGACGTGGACGTCGCAGGCAAGCGGCCGGCCGGCTCGTACACCACCGGGAGCGCTCAGCTCGCGGCGCCCGGTGACGGGGTGGTCGGGATCGGTCCCTCGAAGGAGGGCCACTACATCGGTTCGGGGGCCTCGCTGGCCGCCGGGTTCGTGGCTGGGGCGGCGGCGCTGGTCCGGTCCGTGCACCCGGAGCTGACGGCCGCGCAGACCGCGGATCTGCTGCGGTCCTCGGCCTACCCGGACGCCGTGCCGCGGGTCGACCCGTACGCCGCCGTCACCACGGTCCTCCCCTCCGCCTCGACCGCTGCGGAGGCTCCAGCTGGGCCGGAAGCGGCCGGCCCGGTACAGATGCCGCAGGACAAGGCCGCCGGGCCACTGCGCCGCGCCATGTGGCCGGCGCTGGCCGGCGTGGCCGTGACCATCACAGTCGTCTGGCTGTCTCTGATCATCCCCAGGGGCCGTCGCACAGGCTGGCGCCCTTCCCGGCGGCCCTGA